One Maribacter dokdonensis DSW-8 DNA window includes the following coding sequences:
- a CDS encoding dihydrofolate reductase, which produces MIAAAAENNALGKDNDLLWHLPDDFKRFKKLTTGHKIIMGRKTFESFPKPLPNRTHIIITRDKNYTTDYDECIVVHSLDEAIDLVKNEIAFIIGGGEIYKQGEKKSDKIELTRVHGVFEDADTYFPEVDENYWMLTTQEFHPADEKHKLSFTYLTYVKKDNVLKNL; this is translated from the coding sequence ATGATTGCCGCAGCAGCGGAAAATAATGCCTTGGGCAAAGACAACGATCTGCTTTGGCATTTACCAGATGACTTTAAACGTTTTAAAAAACTAACCACCGGACATAAAATTATTATGGGAAGAAAAACGTTTGAAAGTTTTCCTAAACCACTACCAAACAGAACCCATATAATCATCACAAGAGATAAAAATTACACTACTGATTATGATGAATGTATAGTAGTCCATTCCTTGGATGAAGCTATTGATCTCGTAAAAAATGAAATTGCATTCATTATTGGCGGTGGTGAAATTTATAAGCAAGGCGAAAAGAAATCAGACAAGATAGAGCTTACACGTGTACATGGTGTTTTTGAAGATGCAGATACGTATTTCCCTGAAGTTGATGAAAACTATTGGATGCTAACCACGCAAGAGTTCCATCCGGCAGACGAAAAACACAAACTTTCTTTTACCTATTTGACATATGTAAAAAAAGACAACGTACTTAAAAATCTTTAG
- a CDS encoding aminotransferase class V-fold PLP-dependent enzyme yields the protein MDKFRKEFPVLRKGIYANTAVYGPLYDSLLDWRQEHDLDFLLSGSDMRGEALKVISDTRSAVSTFFNCKRENVALVNNFSSGLNVLLEGLDVKKKILLVEDDYPSLNWSFEKRGYDIEYVKLSEHIEEEIQEKIENNKIDVLALSLVQWLDGVSIDLEFLKKIKILYPHVLIIADGTQFCGSTNFDFNNSGIDVLGASAYKWLLAGYGNGFMLFSDQVENEFDLNTIGFNAADGNFDKKNSIRFAKQFEPGHLSSMNFGSLKFSIDFFERIGMERIAEHNGNLSLMAKTEFKKLGLLTDRVVNRKSHSTIFNIKANDAMYQKLLENDVFCAQRGDGVRLSFHFYNTESEIDAIVKILKTGR from the coding sequence ATGGATAAATTTAGAAAAGAATTCCCTGTGCTAAGAAAAGGAATTTACGCAAATACCGCTGTGTACGGTCCATTGTATGATTCGTTATTGGATTGGCGTCAAGAGCATGATTTAGATTTTTTACTTTCCGGTAGTGATATGCGAGGAGAGGCGCTAAAGGTAATATCGGACACGCGTTCTGCGGTAAGTACGTTTTTTAATTGCAAAAGAGAAAACGTAGCATTGGTCAATAATTTTTCTTCTGGACTAAATGTTCTGTTAGAAGGTTTAGATGTTAAAAAGAAAATATTACTTGTAGAAGATGATTACCCTTCATTGAACTGGAGTTTTGAAAAAAGAGGGTATGATATTGAGTATGTAAAACTCTCCGAACATATAGAAGAGGAGATTCAGGAAAAAATAGAAAACAACAAGATAGATGTCTTGGCCTTGAGCCTTGTACAATGGTTAGATGGGGTTTCAATTGACCTCGAGTTTCTGAAAAAAATAAAAATACTGTATCCTCATGTACTTATTATAGCAGATGGAACCCAGTTCTGTGGTAGTACCAATTTTGATTTTAACAACTCTGGTATAGATGTGTTGGGGGCTAGCGCATACAAATGGTTATTGGCAGGCTATGGTAATGGATTTATGCTTTTTTCTGATCAAGTTGAAAATGAATTTGATTTGAATACTATTGGATTTAATGCTGCTGATGGAAATTTTGATAAGAAGAATTCAATTCGGTTTGCAAAACAGTTTGAACCTGGTCACCTTTCATCCATGAATTTTGGAAGTTTAAAATTCTCCATTGATTTTTTTGAAAGAATTGGTATGGAAAGGATAGCGGAGCATAACGGTAATTTGTCGTTAATGGCGAAAACCGAATTTAAAAAATTAGGGCTTTTGACCGATAGGGTTGTAAACAGAAAAAGCCATAGCACTATATTTAATATTAAGGCTAATGATGCGATGTATCAAAAATTATTGGAGAACGATGTCTTTTGTGCTCAGCGAGGTGATGGTGTTAGGTTAAGTTTTCATTTTTATAATACTGAATCAGAAATAGATGCCATTGTAAAAATCTTGAAAACAGGCAGATAG
- a CDS encoding isoamylase early set domain-containing protein — MAIAKKYLKTKPVCKVTFTVSPEDAKKVAVVGDFNNWNAKKSELKKQKNGSFKGTFDLPKENSFEFKYLVDGEYINDAQADRYQWNDYAGSENAVLEL, encoded by the coding sequence ATGGCAATTGCAAAGAAGTATTTAAAAACTAAGCCAGTATGTAAGGTTACTTTTACAGTATCTCCAGAAGATGCAAAAAAGGTGGCTGTAGTAGGTGATTTCAATAATTGGAATGCAAAAAAGAGTGAATTAAAGAAACAAAAGAATGGTTCTTTTAAAGGTACTTTTGATTTACCTAAAGAGAACTCTTTTGAATTTAAGTACCTTGTTGATGGCGAGTACATAAACGATGCGCAGGCAGATCGTTACCAATGGAATGATTATGCTGGTTCTGAAAATGCAGTTTTAGAGTTGTAG
- a CDS encoding L-histidine N(alpha)-methyltransferase has protein sequence MQDTNIAPTVTTEFEKEVYSGLTDYPKHLSSKYIYDKKGDKLFQDIMAMPTYYLTNCEYEILEQNKHEITALFSGSGTFDLIELGAGDGKKTKILLKEFSDKKIDFTYVPTDISNNALNQLHDSCKIELPEVNVQPFQGTYFEALKEINTRKNRKVILFLGSNIGNLMHDQAVGFMEKIQQLMQPNDLLLMGFDQKKNPQTILDAYNDQEGVTAAFNKNILARINSELEGNFDLEQFLHWEVYDPETGTAKSFLVSKIEQTVRIESLDLTVHFKQWETIHTEISQKYDDQIIDWLAKESGLQLTTAFQSKTHSYKNCIFKIA, from the coding sequence ATGCAAGACACTAACATAGCACCAACCGTTACAACTGAATTCGAAAAAGAGGTGTATTCCGGTTTAACCGATTACCCTAAACACCTATCGTCAAAATATATTTATGACAAAAAAGGAGATAAGCTTTTTCAGGATATCATGGCAATGCCAACCTATTACTTGACCAATTGCGAATATGAGATTCTTGAACAAAACAAACACGAAATTACAGCACTATTTTCCGGTTCTGGCACCTTTGACCTAATAGAGTTAGGGGCTGGTGATGGTAAAAAAACAAAAATTCTTTTAAAAGAATTCAGTGATAAAAAAATAGATTTTACCTACGTGCCTACAGATATAAGCAACAACGCCTTAAATCAACTACATGACTCCTGCAAAATAGAATTGCCAGAAGTTAACGTACAGCCTTTTCAAGGAACTTATTTTGAAGCACTGAAAGAGATAAATACTAGAAAAAACAGAAAGGTCATTCTATTTCTCGGCTCAAATATTGGCAATCTTATGCATGACCAAGCCGTTGGGTTTATGGAAAAAATTCAGCAACTCATGCAGCCTAACGATCTACTTTTAATGGGTTTTGACCAAAAAAAGAATCCACAGACCATTTTAGATGCCTACAATGACCAAGAAGGAGTTACCGCTGCATTCAATAAAAATATACTTGCAAGAATCAATAGTGAGCTCGAAGGCAATTTTGATTTAGAACAGTTTTTACATTGGGAAGTTTACGACCCCGAAACCGGAACCGCAAAAAGCTTTTTGGTGTCTAAAATTGAGCAAACCGTGAGAATTGAATCTTTGGATCTTACAGTTCATTTTAAACAATGGGAAACCATACACACAGAAATTTCCCAAAAATATGATGACCAAATTATTGACTGGCTAGCCAAAGAATCTGGATTACAGTTAACCACAGCTTTCCAATCCAAAACCCATAGTTACAAAAATTGTATCTTTAAAATAGCTTAG
- a CDS encoding 2TM domain-containing protein produces the protein MFSKNKNTSKLDIEQHELLENAQKRVRQKKRLYTHFVIFLVGSVFLVLINKILKYGQEYNWFVWAITFWGFLFVLHVFNVFITNKFMGQNWERSQREKLVEKQKQRISKLQKEIEEELPLPEALEIEPKKKLL, from the coding sequence ATGTTTTCCAAGAATAAAAACACCTCCAAATTAGACATAGAGCAACATGAATTGTTAGAGAATGCTCAAAAAAGAGTACGACAAAAAAAACGACTCTATACTCATTTTGTAATCTTTCTTGTAGGCAGTGTCTTTTTGGTACTGATCAATAAAATCTTAAAATACGGGCAAGAATACAATTGGTTTGTTTGGGCAATTACCTTTTGGGGATTTCTATTTGTTTTGCATGTTTTCAATGTCTTTATCACCAATAAGTTCATGGGCCAGAACTGGGAACGATCGCAGCGCGAAAAATTAGTGGAAAAACAAAAACAGCGAATTTCTAAATTGCAAAAAGAAATTGAAGAAGAATTGCCATTACCTGAAGCCTTAGAAATTGAACCTAAAAAAAAACTGCTTTGA
- the murI gene encoding glutamate racemase yields the protein MDDRPIGIFDSGIGGTSIWGEIQELMPYENCIYLADSKYAPYGEKSQQRILELSIKNTEYLLNQNCKLIVVACNTATTNAISYLRTNYNLPFIGIEPAIKPAAINTKSKIIGILATKGTLSSSLFHSTTKNHAAGITVLEQRGTGLVEMIENGQLRSKELYQLLESYIKPMLDQGMDYLVLGCTHYPYLIPLLKKMLPEHVTIIDSGEAVARQTKIVLEKNGLLSNATKLGSHQFYTNGDETVLSSIIESTTVKYTVQSKDF from the coding sequence ATGGATGACAGGCCTATAGGTATTTTTGATTCGGGTATTGGTGGTACGTCCATATGGGGTGAAATTCAAGAATTAATGCCATATGAAAATTGTATTTACTTGGCCGATAGTAAATATGCTCCTTATGGAGAAAAATCTCAGCAACGTATTCTAGAGCTGAGTATTAAGAATACCGAATATTTATTGAATCAAAATTGTAAATTAATAGTCGTTGCCTGTAATACGGCAACGACTAATGCAATTAGCTATTTAAGGACCAATTATAACCTACCTTTTATTGGTATAGAGCCTGCTATAAAACCAGCGGCTATCAATACCAAATCCAAAATTATCGGAATCTTGGCAACAAAGGGTACATTGTCCAGTAGTTTGTTTCATAGCACTACCAAAAATCATGCTGCAGGAATTACCGTACTAGAACAACGTGGTACCGGTCTAGTGGAAATGATAGAGAATGGTCAGTTAAGAAGTAAAGAACTTTATCAACTCTTAGAAAGTTACATAAAGCCTATGCTTGATCAAGGTATGGATTATCTTGTTTTAGGTTGCACCCATTACCCATATCTTATTCCACTTTTGAAAAAAATGTTGCCAGAGCATGTCACAATTATAGATTCTGGAGAAGCTGTGGCCAGACAGACCAAAATCGTATTGGAAAAGAACGGTTTGTTGTCGAATGCCACTAAATTGGGTTCCCATCAATTTTATACTAATGGAGATGAAACAGTACTGTCTTCAATAATAGAAAGTACAACAGTTAAATACACTGTTCAATCTAAAGATTTTTAA